A section of the Serratia liquefaciens ATCC 27592 genome encodes:
- a CDS encoding LysR family transcriptional regulator gives MLGHLECFVCSAENGSFSAAGRKLGISSAAVGKNVTKLETIVGVRLFQRNTRKLILTEEGERFLQEVSGGLLSIQCALKGISSSGGVAAGTLKVSMGTAFGLHFVMPMLPDFLARYPAIVPDWHFDNRKVDLIGEHFDAAMGGGIELAQGMIARELAPAHGVLVASAAYLQRNTAIRQPEQLMNHAGIFIRSPQTGRIRNLPLRNAENEQRAPSMEIKMTVNEPDAAAQAAEMGLGIALIAMPNALPYLESGRLVRVLSGWYVDRGSVHLYFPTTKFLPTKTRVFVDFMIEQFRLQKLAARFDAR, from the coding sequence ATGCTGGGCCATCTGGAATGTTTTGTTTGCAGCGCAGAGAACGGCAGCTTTTCTGCGGCCGGACGCAAGCTGGGCATCAGCTCTGCGGCAGTCGGGAAGAACGTGACCAAGCTGGAGACAATCGTCGGGGTAAGGCTTTTCCAGCGCAATACGCGCAAATTGATCCTGACCGAAGAGGGCGAACGTTTTTTGCAGGAGGTCAGCGGCGGTCTGTTGTCGATCCAGTGCGCACTAAAGGGGATAAGCAGCAGCGGCGGCGTGGCGGCCGGTACGCTGAAGGTCAGCATGGGGACGGCGTTCGGCCTGCATTTTGTCATGCCGATGCTGCCCGACTTTCTGGCGCGGTACCCGGCAATTGTCCCCGACTGGCATTTCGACAACCGTAAAGTGGATCTGATTGGTGAGCATTTTGATGCTGCAATGGGGGGCGGTATCGAATTGGCGCAGGGCATGATTGCACGTGAACTGGCTCCAGCCCACGGCGTCCTGGTGGCTTCTGCTGCGTATCTGCAGCGCAACACTGCCATCCGGCAGCCGGAACAGTTGATGAATCATGCGGGCATTTTTATCCGCTCACCGCAAACCGGGCGGATCCGTAATCTGCCGCTGCGTAATGCGGAGAATGAACAGCGAGCGCCGTCGATGGAAATCAAAATGACGGTAAATGAACCGGACGCTGCAGCGCAGGCGGCGGAAATGGGGTTGGGGATCGCGCTGATCGCCATGCCGAACGCCTTGCCTTATCTGGAAAGCGGTCGACTGGTGCGGGTATTGTCGGGCTGGTATGTCGATCGCGGCAGCGTGCACCTGTATTTCCCCACCACCAAGTTCCTGCCGACCAAAACCCGAGTGTTTGTTGATTTCATGATCGAACAATTTCGGCTGCAGAAGCTGGCGGCGAGGTTTGATGCTCGCTAG
- the uvrA gene encoding excinuclease ABC subunit UvrA, translating to MDNIEVRGARTHNLKNINLIIPRDKLIVVTGLSGSGKSSLAFDTLYAEGQRRYVESLSAYARQFLSLMEKPDVDHIEGLSPAISIEQKSTSHNPRSTVGTITEIHDYLRLLFARVGEPRCPDHHVELAAQTVSQMVDNVLSQPEGKRLMLLAPVVKDRKGEHTKTLENLASQGYIRARIDGEVCDLSDPPKLELQKKHTIEVVVDRFKVRDDLSQRLAESFETALELSGGTAIVADMDDEKADELLFSANFACPICGYSMRELEPRLFSFNNPAGACPTCDGLGVQQFFDPERVVQNPELSLAGGAIRGWDRRNFYYFQMLRSLAEHYAFDVEAPFNSLDANVQKAVLSGSGKESIEFKYINDRGDTTVRRHPFEGVLHNMERRYKETESSAVREELAKFISNRPCASCHGTRLREEARNVFVEDTTLPEISDLSIGHAMTFFQNMKLSGQRAKIAEKVLKEIGDRLKFLVNVGLNYLSLSRSAETLSGGEAQRIRLASQIGAGLVGVMYVLDEPSIGLHQRDNERLLETLIHLRNLGNTVIVVEHDEDAIRAADHVIDIGPGAGVHGGQVVAEGTVEDIMAQPESLTGQFLSGKREIAIPEQRVPADPTKVLKLSGARGNNLKDVTLTLPVGLFTCITGVSGSGKSTLINDTLFPIAQRQLNGATIAEPAPFREVTGLEHFDKVIDIDQSPIGRTPRSNPATYTGIFTPVRELFAGVPESRSRGYNPGRFSFNVKGGRCEACQGDGVIKVEMHFLPDIYVPCDQCKGKRYNRETLEVKYKGKSIHEVLEMTIEEARDFFDAVPALARKLQTLIEVGLSYIRLGQSATTLSGGEAQRVKLARELSKRGTGQTLYILDEPTTGLHFADIQQLLAVLHQLRDQGNTIVVIEHNLDVIKTADWIVDLGPEGGSGGGEILVAGTPETVANCETSHTARFLKPLLKKK from the coding sequence ATGGACAATATCGAAGTTCGTGGTGCTCGAACCCATAATCTCAAAAACATCAACCTGATTATCCCGCGTGACAAGCTGATCGTCGTCACCGGTCTGTCCGGTTCAGGCAAGTCCTCGCTGGCCTTTGATACCCTGTATGCCGAAGGGCAGCGTCGCTACGTCGAATCGCTCTCTGCCTATGCACGCCAGTTCCTTTCGCTGATGGAAAAACCGGACGTCGACCACATTGAAGGTCTGTCACCGGCAATTTCCATCGAGCAGAAATCGACCTCGCATAACCCGCGATCGACGGTTGGCACCATCACCGAGATCCACGATTACCTGCGTCTGCTGTTTGCCCGCGTCGGCGAACCGCGTTGCCCGGATCACCATGTCGAACTGGCGGCGCAAACCGTTAGCCAGATGGTGGATAACGTGCTCAGCCAGCCGGAAGGCAAACGCCTGATGCTGCTGGCCCCGGTGGTAAAAGACCGCAAGGGAGAGCACACCAAAACGCTGGAAAACCTCGCGAGCCAGGGCTATATCCGTGCACGCATCGACGGCGAAGTGTGCGATCTTTCCGATCCCCCGAAGCTGGAGTTGCAGAAAAAGCACACCATCGAAGTGGTGGTCGATCGCTTTAAAGTGCGTGATGACCTGTCGCAGCGTCTGGCGGAATCCTTCGAGACCGCGCTGGAGCTGTCCGGCGGCACCGCCATTGTGGCTGATATGGACGACGAAAAAGCGGATGAGCTGCTGTTTTCCGCCAACTTCGCCTGCCCTATCTGCGGCTACAGCATGCGCGAACTCGAACCGCGCCTGTTTTCGTTCAACAACCCGGCCGGCGCCTGCCCAACGTGCGACGGTCTGGGCGTACAGCAGTTCTTCGATCCGGAACGCGTAGTGCAAAACCCCGAGCTTTCGCTGGCCGGCGGTGCCATTCGCGGTTGGGATCGTCGCAACTTCTACTACTTCCAGATGCTGCGCTCGCTGGCAGAGCATTACGCGTTTGACGTTGAAGCGCCTTTCAACAGCCTGGACGCCAACGTGCAGAAAGCGGTGCTCAGCGGCTCCGGTAAAGAATCGATCGAATTCAAATACATCAACGATCGCGGTGACACCACCGTGCGCCGCCATCCGTTCGAAGGCGTGCTGCACAACATGGAGCGCCGTTATAAAGAAACCGAATCCAGTGCGGTGCGCGAAGAGCTGGCGAAGTTTATCAGCAACCGTCCTTGCGCCTCGTGCCACGGCACCCGTCTGCGCGAAGAAGCGCGAAACGTGTTCGTTGAAGACACCACGCTGCCGGAAATTTCCGATCTGAGCATCGGCCATGCGATGACCTTCTTCCAGAACATGAAGCTCAGCGGCCAGCGCGCCAAGATCGCCGAGAAAGTGCTGAAAGAGATTGGCGATCGCCTGAAGTTCCTGGTGAACGTTGGCCTGAACTACCTGTCGCTGTCGCGTTCGGCGGAAACCCTCTCCGGTGGTGAAGCGCAGCGTATCCGTTTGGCCAGCCAGATTGGCGCCGGCCTGGTGGGCGTAATGTACGTACTGGATGAGCCGTCAATCGGCCTGCATCAGCGCGACAACGAACGCCTGCTGGAAACCCTGATCCACCTGCGTAACCTCGGTAACACGGTGATCGTGGTGGAACATGACGAAGACGCCATCCGCGCCGCCGACCATGTCATCGACATCGGTCCCGGCGCCGGCGTGCACGGCGGTCAGGTAGTGGCGGAAGGCACCGTCGAAGACATCATGGCGCAGCCTGAGTCCTTGACCGGCCAGTTCCTCAGCGGCAAACGCGAGATTGCCATTCCGGAACAGCGCGTCCCGGCGGACCCGACCAAGGTGCTGAAATTGAGCGGTGCTCGCGGTAACAACCTGAAGGACGTGACGCTGACGCTGCCGGTGGGGCTATTTACCTGCATTACCGGGGTATCCGGCTCCGGCAAATCCACGCTGATCAACGACACGCTGTTCCCGATCGCCCAGCGCCAGCTCAACGGTGCCACTATTGCCGAACCGGCGCCGTTCCGCGAAGTGACCGGTCTGGAGCACTTCGACAAGGTGATCGACATCGATCAAAGCCCGATCGGGCGCACGCCGCGTTCCAACCCGGCGACCTACACCGGCATCTTCACCCCGGTGCGTGAGCTGTTCGCCGGCGTGCCGGAATCGCGCAGTCGCGGTTACAACCCGGGCCGCTTCAGCTTTAACGTCAAGGGTGGCCGCTGCGAAGCCTGCCAGGGTGACGGTGTGATCAAGGTGGAAATGCACTTCCTGCCGGACATCTATGTACCGTGCGACCAGTGCAAAGGCAAACGCTATAACCGCGAAACGCTGGAAGTGAAGTACAAAGGCAAAAGCATCCACGAAGTGCTGGAGATGACCATCGAAGAGGCTCGTGATTTCTTCGACGCGGTACCGGCATTGGCGCGTAAGTTGCAAACCTTGATTGAAGTCGGCCTGTCTTACATCCGTCTCGGCCAGTCGGCGACCACGCTGTCCGGCGGGGAAGCGCAGCGCGTCAAGCTGGCTCGTGAGCTGTCAAAACGCGGTACCGGTCAAACGCTGTACATCCTGGATGAGCCGACCACCGGGCTGCACTTCGCCGATATTCAGCAACTGCTGGCGGTGCTGCATCAACTGCGCGATCAGGGCAATACCATCGTGGTGATTGAGCACAACCTGGACGTGATTAAAACCGCGGACTGGATTGTCGACCTGGGGCCGGAAGGTGGCAGCGGCGGCGGTGAGATCCTGGTTGCCGGCACGCCGGAAACCGTGGCTAACTGCGAAACGTCGCACACCGCGCGCTTCCTTAAGCCGTTACTGAAGAAGAAATAA
- the ssb1 gene encoding single-stranded DNA-binding protein SSB1, whose amino-acid sequence MASRGVNKVILVGNLGQDPEVRYMPNGGAVANITLATSESWRDKATGEQKEKTEWHRVVLFGKLAEVAGEYLRKGSQVYIEGALQTRKWTDQAGVEKYTTEVVVNVGGTMQMLGGRQGGGAPAGGGQASGGQGGWGQPQQPQGGNQFSGGQQARPAQNNAPAASSNEPPMDFDDDIPF is encoded by the coding sequence ATGGCCAGCAGAGGCGTAAACAAAGTAATTCTGGTCGGGAATCTGGGCCAAGACCCGGAAGTCCGTTACATGCCGAATGGCGGTGCAGTGGCCAACATTACCCTGGCAACCTCCGAAAGCTGGCGTGACAAGGCGACTGGCGAGCAGAAAGAAAAGACCGAGTGGCACCGCGTTGTGCTGTTCGGCAAGCTGGCTGAAGTGGCGGGCGAATATCTGCGTAAAGGTTCCCAGGTGTACATCGAGGGCGCGCTGCAGACTCGCAAATGGACCGATCAGGCCGGCGTAGAAAAATACACCACCGAAGTTGTGGTTAACGTTGGCGGCACCATGCAGATGCTGGGCGGCCGTCAAGGCGGTGGCGCACCGGCAGGCGGTGGTCAGGCTTCCGGCGGCCAGGGCGGTTGGGGTCAACCTCAGCAGCCACAAGGCGGCAACCAGTTCAGCGGTGGCCAGCAGGCGCGCCCGGCGCAGAACAACGCACCGGCAGCCAGCAGCAATGAACCGCCAATGGACTTCGACGACGATATTCCTTTCTGA
- a CDS encoding 3-oxoacyl-ACP reductase family protein, translating to MTTAHPLQNKVAFIQGGSRGIGAAIVKRLAREGATVAFTYVASAEKADALVAEITATGGKALAIKADSADAAALQQAVRQAVNSLGNLDILVNNAGVLAMGSTEELPLEDLDRTLAVNVRSVFVASQEAARHMNDGGRIINIGSTNAERMPFAGGAVYAMSKSALVGLTKGMARDLGPRGITVNNVQPGPVDTDMNPASGDFAEQLKAMMAISRYGKDEEIASFVAYLAGPEAGYITGASLSIDGGFSA from the coding sequence ATGACAACAGCACATCCTCTGCAAAACAAAGTCGCATTTATTCAGGGCGGCTCACGCGGCATTGGTGCCGCCATTGTTAAGCGCCTGGCACGTGAAGGCGCCACCGTAGCCTTCACCTACGTCGCCTCCGCCGAAAAAGCAGACGCCCTGGTGGCCGAAATCACCGCCACCGGCGGTAAAGCGCTCGCCATCAAGGCCGACAGTGCCGATGCCGCGGCCCTGCAACAAGCGGTACGCCAGGCAGTAAACAGCCTGGGTAATCTGGACATTCTGGTGAACAACGCCGGCGTGCTTGCGATGGGCAGTACCGAAGAGCTGCCGCTGGAAGATCTGGATCGCACGCTGGCTGTCAACGTGCGCAGCGTATTTGTCGCCAGCCAGGAAGCAGCGCGCCATATGAATGACGGTGGCCGAATCATCAATATTGGCAGCACCAACGCTGAACGCATGCCCTTTGCCGGCGGCGCAGTTTATGCCATGAGCAAATCCGCGCTGGTCGGTCTGACCAAAGGCATGGCGCGCGATCTGGGCCCACGCGGCATCACCGTCAATAACGTGCAACCCGGCCCGGTCGATACCGACATGAATCCGGCCAGCGGTGATTTCGCCGAACAGTTAAAAGCCATGATGGCCATCAGCCGTTACGGCAAAGATGAGGAGATCGCCAGCTTTGTCGCTTACCTCGCCGGTCCGGAGGCGGGCTATATCACCGGCGCCAGCCTGAGCATCGACGGCGGTTTTTCGGCTTAA
- a CDS encoding VOC family protein, giving the protein MATQIFVNLPVGDLPVSIEFFTRLGFSFNPQFTDDTAACMVVSDSIYVMLLTHDKFKMFTPNPISDARKATEVLICLSQPNRAAVDDLVRKAIAAGGNTYNQPQDYGFMYGHGFQDLDGHIWELMYMDEKAAQAQ; this is encoded by the coding sequence ATGGCTACGCAAATTTTTGTTAACCTGCCGGTGGGCGATTTGCCCGTATCCATCGAGTTTTTCACTCGTCTTGGTTTCAGCTTTAATCCACAGTTCACCGATGACACCGCCGCCTGCATGGTGGTCAGCGACAGCATCTATGTGATGCTGTTAACCCACGACAAATTCAAAATGTTCACCCCGAACCCGATCAGCGATGCCAGAAAGGCGACCGAAGTGCTGATATGCCTGTCGCAGCCTAACCGGGCAGCGGTGGACGATCTGGTACGCAAAGCGATCGCCGCCGGCGGCAATACCTATAATCAGCCGCAGGATTATGGCTTTATGTACGGACACGGTTTTCAGGATCTGGACGGACACATCTGGGAACTGATGTACATGGATGAAAAGGCGGCCCAGGCTCAGTAG
- a CDS encoding LysR family transcriptional regulator, translating into MDVRTLRYFVEVVRQQSFTRAAEKLFVTQPTISKMLRHLEEELECTLLIREGRKLHLTDSGQAVYQRGLAIIDEFRQLEAELEDISSVKKGVLRLGIPPMVGRQIADLIRQFRQTYPGIELKISELGGLSVEQAVMSGELDLAMTILPVDSDQPLTFLPLLVHPMCVVAPRTPHWLNRTSINITELANWPILLYNEDFALYKMLMKAFRQAGFEPQIAVRSGQWDFLASMVQAGVGIATLPEPVCQWLDKENLIWLPLEPRMEWKVGLIWRQGSYLSHSAQAWIACCRDYWPAASTSHHK; encoded by the coding sequence GTGGATGTCCGCACCCTGCGCTACTTCGTGGAAGTGGTGCGCCAGCAAAGCTTTACCCGCGCGGCGGAGAAACTGTTCGTCACCCAACCAACCATCAGCAAGATGCTGCGCCATTTGGAAGAAGAACTGGAATGCACGCTGCTGATCCGCGAAGGCCGCAAACTGCACCTGACCGACAGCGGGCAAGCGGTATACCAACGCGGGCTGGCGATCATCGATGAGTTCCGCCAATTGGAGGCGGAGCTGGAAGACATCAGTTCGGTCAAAAAAGGCGTGCTGCGGCTGGGTATTCCCCCCATGGTCGGCCGGCAGATTGCCGATCTGATCCGTCAATTCCGCCAAACCTACCCTGGCATCGAGCTGAAAATCTCCGAGCTGGGTGGGCTGTCGGTGGAGCAGGCGGTGATGTCCGGCGAGCTGGATCTGGCAATGACCATACTGCCGGTCGATTCGGATCAACCACTGACCTTCCTGCCGTTACTCGTCCACCCCATGTGCGTGGTTGCGCCGCGCACGCCACACTGGCTTAATCGCACCAGCATCAATATCACCGAGTTGGCTAACTGGCCGATCCTGCTTTATAACGAGGACTTCGCGCTGTACAAAATGCTGATGAAAGCGTTCCGTCAGGCCGGGTTTGAGCCACAGATTGCGGTGCGCAGCGGACAGTGGGATTTTTTGGCTTCGATGGTACAGGCCGGGGTCGGCATCGCCACCCTGCCGGAGCCGGTCTGCCAATGGCTGGATAAGGAAAACCTGATCTGGCTGCCGCTGGAACCCCGTATGGAATGGAAAGTCGGGTTGATCTGGCGGCAGGGCAGCTACCTGTCGCACAGTGCACAGGCCTGGATAGCCTGCTGCCGCGACTACTGGCCCGCAGCCAGTACCAGTCACCACAAATAA
- a CDS encoding Na+/H+ antiporter codes for MEIFFTILILILVVSLSGVVTRMLPFQVPLPLMQIGIGALLAWPHFGLHVDFDPELFLVLFIPPLLFADGWKTPTREFLHHGREILGLALVLVLITVVGVGYLIYAMVPGIPLVAAFALAAVLSPTDAVALSGIVGKGRIPKPIMGVLEGEALMNDASGLVSLKFAIAVAMGTMVFTVGGATLEFLKVAIGGLLAGVAVTWLYSKSLRIMSRWSGDDPATQIVFLLLLPFASYLIAEHIGVSGILAAVAAGMTISQSGVIRNAPLAMRLRANSVWAMLEFVFNGMVFIMLGLQLPGILETSILQAELDPTIQTWYLFADVAIIYAALLVLRFTWLWLMKNASRRFMKKRPLQFGDYTTRELWVASFAGVRGAITLAGVLSIPLLLSDGTAFPARYQLVFIAAGVILLSLIAGVLALPLLLRGVQVADKSVSKSEERMAIAMAAEVAIESINKMEERLAVDTEENLDPQVLKEISSRVVGTLRRRITTKDDIENALMLENLERRFRLTALRAERGELYHLRATQKISNETLQKLLHDLDLLEALLIEREG; via the coding sequence ATGGAAATCTTTTTTACAATCCTCATTTTAATCCTGGTGGTCTCCCTGTCCGGGGTGGTGACGCGCATGTTGCCGTTCCAGGTGCCGCTGCCGTTAATGCAAATCGGTATCGGGGCCCTGTTGGCCTGGCCGCATTTCGGGTTGCACGTCGACTTTGACCCTGAATTGTTCCTGGTGCTGTTTATCCCGCCGCTGCTGTTTGCCGATGGCTGGAAAACCCCGACGCGGGAGTTTTTGCACCACGGTCGTGAAATTCTTGGCCTGGCGCTGGTCTTGGTGCTGATCACCGTGGTCGGCGTCGGTTATCTGATTTACGCCATGGTGCCGGGCATTCCTCTGGTGGCGGCGTTTGCGCTGGCGGCGGTGCTGTCGCCAACGGATGCCGTGGCGCTGTCCGGCATCGTCGGTAAAGGGCGTATTCCGAAGCCGATCATGGGCGTGCTGGAAGGCGAGGCGCTGATGAACGACGCGTCCGGCCTGGTCTCACTCAAATTCGCTATCGCGGTGGCGATGGGCACCATGGTGTTTACCGTGGGCGGCGCGACGCTCGAGTTCCTCAAGGTGGCGATCGGCGGCCTGCTGGCAGGCGTAGCGGTCACCTGGCTCTACAGTAAATCTTTGCGGATCATGAGCCGCTGGAGCGGTGATGACCCGGCGACGCAGATAGTCTTCCTGCTGCTGTTACCTTTTGCTTCTTACCTGATTGCCGAGCACATTGGCGTATCCGGCATCCTGGCGGCGGTGGCAGCGGGGATGACCATCAGCCAGTCCGGCGTGATCCGCAACGCGCCGCTGGCGATGCGCCTGCGCGCCAACAGCGTCTGGGCGATGCTGGAGTTTGTGTTCAACGGCATGGTGTTCATCATGTTGGGTCTGCAGCTGCCGGGGATCCTGGAAACCTCCATCCTGCAGGCGGAGCTGGATCCGACCATTCAGACCTGGTACCTGTTTGCCGACGTGGCGATTATCTACGCGGCGCTGCTGGTGTTGCGTTTTACCTGGCTGTGGCTGATGAAAAACGCCAGCCGTCGCTTTATGAAAAAACGGCCGTTGCAGTTCGGCGATTACACCACCCGCGAACTGTGGGTAGCGTCGTTTGCCGGGGTACGCGGGGCGATTACGCTGGCCGGTGTGCTGTCAATCCCGCTGTTGCTGAGTGACGGCACCGCCTTCCCGGCGCGTTACCAGTTGGTGTTTATCGCTGCAGGGGTGATCCTGCTTTCATTGATTGCCGGCGTACTGGCGCTGCCGCTGTTGCTGCGCGGCGTTCAGGTGGCGGATAAGAGCGTCAGCAAAAGCGAAGAGCGGATGGCAATCGCCATGGCGGCTGAAGTGGCGATCGAAAGCATCAACAAAATGGAAGAGCGGTTGGCGGTTGATACCGAGGAAAACCTCGATCCGCAGGTGCTGAAAGAGATCAGTTCGCGAGTGGTGGGGACGCTGCGGCGCCGTATCACCACCAAAGACGATATCGAGAATGCGCTGATGCTGGAGAACCTCGAGCGACGTTTCCGCCTGACGGCGCTACGCGCTGAGCGCGGTGAGCTATATCACCTGCGCGCTACGCAAAAAATCAGCAACGAGACGCTGCAAAAGCTGTTGCACGATCTCGACCTGCTGGAAGCGCTGTTGATAGAGCGAGAAGGATAA
- the bhsA gene encoding multiple stress resistance protein BhsA, whose amino-acid sequence MKNIKFFATALLLTTASFASVAADQPANQPAAGAQKIGVVSVSGASNLSTLENELASKAAASGASSYRIISAGGQNKLYGTAEIFN is encoded by the coding sequence ATGAAAAACATCAAATTTTTTGCTACCGCTCTGCTGCTGACTACCGCTTCTTTCGCCAGCGTTGCCGCTGACCAACCCGCTAACCAGCCTGCGGCCGGTGCCCAGAAAATCGGTGTGGTGTCCGTGAGCGGCGCTTCTAACCTGAGCACGCTGGAAAATGAACTGGCCAGCAAAGCCGCTGCATCCGGTGCCAGCTCTTACCGCATCATCTCCGCCGGTGGCCAGAACAAACTGTATGGCACCGCAGAAATCTTCAACTGA
- a CDS encoding glutathione S-transferase family protein has translation MIIVHHLNNSRSQRILWFLEELGVPYQVQRYQRDPQTMLAPAELKKIHPLGKSPVIVDGDLTLAESGAIIEYLQEAYDAQGQFIPTDYHARQQYRYWLHYAEGSLMPLLVMKLVFSRLGQPPIPWLLRPVAGAIGKGVQREYLDKQIAPHRDYLEQHLAKSTWFVGNEFSAADIQMSFPLEAMAARGALDGCPKLRDYLQRIHARPAYQRALEQGGPYDLLK, from the coding sequence ATGATTATCGTGCACCATCTAAATAACTCGCGGTCGCAGCGCATCCTGTGGTTTTTGGAAGAATTGGGAGTGCCGTACCAGGTGCAGCGCTATCAGCGCGATCCGCAAACCATGCTGGCGCCTGCGGAGTTGAAAAAGATCCATCCGCTCGGCAAGTCGCCAGTGATTGTCGATGGCGATCTGACGCTGGCGGAGTCCGGCGCCATTATTGAATATCTGCAGGAAGCCTACGATGCGCAGGGGCAGTTTATCCCCACCGACTATCATGCCCGGCAACAGTATCGTTACTGGCTACATTATGCCGAAGGGTCACTGATGCCGCTGTTGGTGATGAAGCTGGTGTTTAGCCGCTTGGGCCAGCCGCCCATTCCCTGGCTGTTACGGCCAGTGGCAGGGGCTATTGGCAAAGGCGTACAGCGGGAGTATCTGGATAAACAGATTGCTCCGCACCGCGACTATCTTGAACAGCACCTGGCCAAAAGCACCTGGTTTGTCGGCAATGAATTCAGCGCAGCGGACATCCAGATGAGTTTTCCGCTGGAAGCGATGGCGGCACGTGGCGCATTGGATGGCTGTCCAAAGCTACGCGACTATCTCCAGCGTATCCATGCGCGGCCGGCCTACCAACGGGCGCTGGAGCAGGGCGGGCCTTATGACCTGCTGAAATGA
- a CDS encoding NCS2 family permease, with protein MSNSQANNAVKPKGGLDGYFNISARGSTVRQEVVAGLTTFLAMVYSVIVVPSMLGKAGFPPTAVFVATCLVAGLGSLLMGLWANLPMAIGCAISLTAFTAFSLVLGQHISIPVALGAVFLMGVLFTIISVTGIRAWILRNLPMGVAHGTGIGIGLFLLLIAANGVGLVVKNPLDGLPVALGAFTSFPVVMTLLGLAVIFGLEKLRVPGGILLVIITISVVGLVFDPAVKYQGLFAMPSLADANGNSLIFSLDIMGALQPVVLPSVLALVMTAVFDATGTIRAVAGQANLLDKDGQIINGGKALTSDSLSSIFSGLVGAAPAAVYIESAAGTAAGGKTGLTATVVGLLFLLILFLSPLSYLVPVYATAPALMYVGLLMLSNVTKLDFNDFVDAMSGLLCAVFIVLTCNIVTGIMLGFSSLVIGRIFSGEWRRLNIGTVLIAVALVAFYAGGWAI; from the coding sequence ATGTCGAATTCTCAAGCGAATAACGCCGTTAAACCAAAAGGCGGGCTTGATGGTTATTTTAATATTTCTGCGCGCGGCAGCACCGTGCGTCAGGAAGTGGTGGCGGGGCTAACCACCTTCCTGGCGATGGTGTACTCGGTGATCGTGGTGCCGAGCATGCTGGGCAAAGCCGGCTTCCCGCCTACGGCGGTGTTTGTCGCCACCTGCCTGGTGGCGGGTCTCGGTTCGTTGCTGATGGGGTTATGGGCCAATTTGCCGATGGCCATCGGCTGTGCGATTTCCCTGACCGCTTTCACGGCGTTCAGTCTGGTGCTGGGCCAACACATCAGCATTCCGGTGGCGTTGGGGGCGGTATTCCTGATGGGGGTGCTTTTTACCATTATTTCGGTAACCGGTATTCGCGCCTGGATCCTGCGCAATTTGCCGATGGGCGTCGCTCATGGTACCGGCATCGGTATCGGTCTGTTCCTGTTGCTGATCGCGGCTAACGGCGTTGGCCTGGTGGTGAAAAACCCACTGGACGGCCTGCCGGTGGCTTTGGGCGCATTCACTTCGTTCCCGGTAGTGATGACGCTGCTCGGATTGGCGGTGATTTTCGGGCTGGAAAAACTGCGCGTTCCCGGCGGTATTCTGCTGGTGATCATCACTATTTCGGTGGTGGGGTTGGTGTTTGACCCGGCGGTGAAATACCAGGGCTTATTCGCGATGCCAAGCCTGGCGGATGCCAACGGCAATTCGTTGATTTTCAGCCTGGATATCATGGGCGCATTGCAGCCGGTGGTCTTGCCGAGCGTGCTGGCGCTGGTGATGACCGCGGTATTTGACGCTACCGGTACTATCCGTGCGGTGGCCGGTCAGGCCAACCTGCTGGATAAAGACGGGCAAATCATCAACGGCGGCAAGGCGCTGACTTCGGACTCCCTGAGCAGCATTTTCTCTGGTCTGGTCGGTGCGGCCCCGGCGGCGGTGTATATCGAATCCGCAGCGGGCACGGCTGCGGGCGGTAAAACCGGGCTGACAGCAACCGTAGTCGGTTTGTTGTTCCTGCTGATCCTGTTCCTGTCGCCGTTGTCTTATCTGGTGCCGGTTTACGCGACCGCACCGGCGCTGATGTACGTTGGCCTGCTGATGCTGAGCAACGTCACCAAGCTGGACTTCAATGATTTTGTCGATGCCATGTCCGGCCTGCTGTGCGCCGTGTTTATCGTGCTGACCTGCAATATCGTCACCGGTATCATGCTGGGCTTCAGCTCATTGGTGATTGGCCGTATCTTCTCCGGCGAATGGCGTCGGCTGAATATCGGTACCGTGCTGATCGCCGTGGCGCTGGTGGCATTCTATGCCGGCGGCTGGGCAATCTAA